One Jeotgalibaca porci genomic region harbors:
- a CDS encoding helix-turn-helix transcriptional regulator: MFFFEDYAIENHNFFSLIELVDQNFPVHFHRAAELIWVEKGTISVSIEQENWQLKKGECIFVFPNQMHEIIFIEQARLQILVFSPELIGSFFTKYKGYVPENPILRLEKPFPVSKIDSYYYQKSFLYGVCDQLVTNSSLIKVEYSAQTKAVQSLIAYVDEHYMEAITLKIAAANIKYDYFYLSKLFKKVTTYRFNDYLNQYRISQACYQLRGTQKSISEIAMDCGYQNMRTFNRNFQNIIACTPLQFRNKG, encoded by the coding sequence ATGTTTTTCTTTGAGGACTATGCAATCGAGAATCATAATTTCTTCTCATTGATAGAACTTGTGGATCAAAATTTTCCGGTTCATTTTCATCGCGCAGCCGAACTAATCTGGGTAGAGAAAGGGACAATCTCAGTCTCCATTGAGCAGGAAAATTGGCAACTGAAGAAAGGGGAGTGTATTTTTGTATTTCCAAATCAAATGCACGAAATCATTTTTATCGAACAAGCACGTTTACAAATCCTAGTATTCTCACCAGAACTAATTGGTAGTTTTTTTACCAAATACAAAGGCTATGTGCCGGAAAATCCGATTTTAAGACTAGAAAAACCATTTCCCGTCTCCAAAATAGATTCTTATTACTATCAAAAATCATTTTTGTATGGTGTATGTGACCAATTAGTCACAAATAGCTCGTTAATAAAAGTCGAATATTCGGCGCAAACGAAAGCAGTTCAATCGTTAATTGCCTATGTGGATGAACACTATATGGAAGCAATTACTTTAAAAATAGCAGCGGCAAATATTAAATACGATTACTTTTACTTATCGAAATTATTCAAGAAGGTCACCACTTATCGCTTCAATGACTATTTAAATCAATACCGCATCTCCCAGGCCTGTTATCAATTACGCGGGACCCAGAAGAGCATTTCAGAAATTGCTATGGACTGCGGCTATCAGAACATGCGAACTTTCAATCGGAATTTCCAGAATATCATTGCATGTACCCCCTTACAGTTCCGGAATAAAGGTTAA
- a CDS encoding type 2 periplasmic-binding domain-containing protein: MKKIVKWSLAAFSCAALLAGCSSESGTTGENGSTSGGDTTATNDDIRVYSAFMGVAGKELPEDNRINVALAELIGARAEVTWLTGQTAKERIGVMIAGGEYPDLVDASDGYSQMVDAGAFVPLEDYIDDYPNLKALYTDLEWEKIKAANDGHIYTIPTFSSVRGENTETNYGQEAFWIQKRVLQWADYPEIKTVDEYFELINAFLAEHPETDGQPTIGFEVLSDDWRYFALENPPAFLAGYPNDGAAIVDPETLEAKVYDTIPEAKEYFKKLTDEYANGVIDPETFTAKYDQYIAKISSGRVLGMIDQYWQFEQAVNSLRSQGKDELTYIPFGLVLDPSVQPQYREAPALNTNGGLGITVSNDDIEGTLAFLDGVVSEEAMILRGWGEEGIDYEIDENGKFYRTEEQRANWRNTDWVDNNGLDYGYITSYRGMLPDGINAVLPHEQVEEFQANLVDIDLEVLEAYGHEKWADFMEVQDPVYPWFPIYTERGTWTADEPAGIANQKMTEVKMKWLPQIIMGGPDKFEDNWAAYMAEYEDQVDVEAFEGALTEEVKRRVESEKEILEKLGEE, translated from the coding sequence ATGAAAAAAATTGTTAAATGGTCTTTAGCAGCTTTTTCCTGTGCTGCATTATTAGCAGGTTGTAGTAGCGAAAGCGGAACTACTGGTGAAAATGGATCAACAAGTGGCGGAGATACAACAGCAACCAATGATGACATTAGAGTTTATAGTGCCTTCATGGGGGTTGCAGGTAAAGAACTACCGGAAGACAACCGTATTAACGTCGCATTAGCGGAACTAATTGGAGCAAGAGCAGAAGTTACATGGTTAACAGGTCAAACAGCAAAAGAGAGAATTGGCGTTATGATTGCTGGTGGCGAGTATCCAGACTTAGTAGATGCTTCTGATGGTTACTCACAAATGGTTGATGCTGGAGCTTTCGTTCCGCTTGAGGACTATATTGATGACTATCCAAACTTAAAAGCACTCTATACAGACCTTGAGTGGGAAAAAATAAAAGCAGCCAATGATGGTCACATCTACACAATTCCAACATTTAGTTCCGTTCGTGGAGAAAACACAGAAACAAACTACGGACAAGAAGCTTTCTGGATTCAAAAGAGAGTTCTACAGTGGGCAGATTACCCAGAAATCAAGACAGTTGATGAGTATTTCGAGTTAATCAATGCGTTCTTGGCAGAACATCCAGAAACAGATGGACAACCAACAATCGGATTTGAGGTTCTATCTGATGACTGGCGTTACTTTGCTCTAGAAAATCCACCTGCATTCCTTGCTGGTTATCCGAACGATGGAGCTGCAATCGTAGATCCGGAAACACTGGAAGCAAAAGTTTACGACACTATTCCGGAAGCAAAAGAATACTTCAAAAAACTCACAGATGAATATGCGAATGGCGTCATCGACCCTGAGACATTCACAGCTAAATATGACCAATATATCGCGAAGATTTCTTCCGGGCGTGTATTGGGTATGATTGACCAATACTGGCAATTTGAACAAGCTGTCAACTCTCTAAGATCACAAGGAAAAGACGAATTGACTTACATTCCATTCGGTCTCGTACTTGATCCATCTGTACAACCACAATATAGAGAAGCACCAGCATTGAATACAAACGGTGGTCTAGGTATCACTGTAAGTAACGATGACATAGAAGGAACATTAGCATTCTTGGATGGCGTAGTAAGTGAGGAAGCAATGATTCTTCGTGGTTGGGGTGAAGAAGGCATCGACTACGAAATTGATGAGAATGGTAAATTCTATCGTACAGAAGAGCAACGTGCGAACTGGCGTAATACTGACTGGGTAGATAACAATGGATTAGACTATGGTTACATCACATCATATAGAGGAATGTTGCCAGATGGAATTAACGCGGTATTGCCACATGAGCAAGTTGAAGAATTCCAAGCTAACCTTGTTGATATCGACTTAGAAGTTCTTGAAGCTTATGGCCACGAGAAATGGGCAGACTTCATGGAAGTTCAAGATCCGGTATATCCTTGGTTCCCAATCTATACTGAACGTGGTACTTGGACAGCAGACGAACCAGCTGGAATTGCTAACCAAAAGATGACAGAAGTTAAAATGAAATGGTTGCCACAAATTATCATGGGTGGACCAGATAAGTTCGAAGATAACTGGGCTGCTTACATGGCGGAATACGAAGATCAAGTTGATGTAGAAGCATTCGAAGGTGCATTGACTGAAGAAGTAAAACGTCGTGTTGAATCTGAAAAAGAAATTTTAGAAAAATTAGGCGAAGAATAG
- a CDS encoding ABC transporter permease — translation MEKLYMDAAKDVVVKKEKKKKTLATRIWQQKELILIALPFVIYILVFNYAPLVGWTMAFQKYKPALGMFEQEWVGLANFKQLFSDSSFIRVIRNTISMSIINLSLSFFFSITFAVMLNELKNKSIKKVIQTVSYLPHFLSWIIVTGIVLDVLSTETGVINQLLMTFNFIDQPINFLADPKYFWWIVGFSNVWKSTGWGSIIYLSAMSSINDELYEAAEMDGASRLRKIWHITLPGIKPTIFILLLINIGNIMNAGFEVQYLLGNGLVQEVSQTIDIYVLRYGISLGNYSLATAAGIFNSVISVILITIANKFSKAAGEESLF, via the coding sequence GTGGAGAAATTGTATATGGATGCAGCAAAAGATGTCGTGGTGAAGAAGGAAAAGAAAAAGAAAACATTGGCGACAAGAATATGGCAACAAAAGGAACTCATTCTTATTGCCTTACCATTTGTTATTTATATTCTTGTATTCAATTATGCCCCATTAGTGGGATGGACAATGGCGTTTCAAAAGTACAAACCAGCTTTAGGTATGTTCGAACAAGAATGGGTCGGACTAGCAAATTTTAAGCAGCTATTTTCGGATTCATCATTTATTCGAGTCATTCGCAATACTATTTCAATGAGTATCATCAATCTATCACTAAGCTTCTTCTTCTCAATCACATTTGCTGTTATGCTAAATGAATTGAAAAACAAATCAATCAAGAAAGTCATCCAAACAGTTTCTTACTTACCTCACTTTTTATCTTGGATAATTGTAACTGGTATCGTTTTGGATGTATTATCTACTGAAACGGGCGTTATTAATCAACTATTAATGACATTTAATTTTATCGATCAACCGATTAACTTCCTGGCGGATCCCAAGTATTTCTGGTGGATTGTTGGTTTCTCCAACGTTTGGAAGAGTACGGGTTGGGGAAGTATCATTTATCTATCAGCAATGTCATCAATTAATGATGAACTTTATGAAGCAGCTGAAATGGATGGCGCAAGTCGTCTGAGAAAAATTTGGCATATCACATTACCAGGTATTAAACCAACAATCTTCATTCTGTTGTTAATCAATATCGGGAACATTATGAATGCCGGATTTGAAGTTCAGTACCTATTAGGTAATGGTCTGGTACAAGAAGTTTCACAAACAATTGATATTTACGTATTGAGATATGGAATCAGCTTGGGTAACTACTCGCTCGCAACAGCAGCTGGTATTTTCAATAGTGTTATTTCCGTAATCTTAATCACAATCGCTAATAAGTTTTCAAAAGCAGCAGGGGAAGAAAGTCTGTTCTAG
- a CDS encoding carbohydrate ABC transporter permease — translation MQKSVQKRVFISDIVFDVVKWIFLIFFFLATLYPILNTLAVSFNEGLDAIRGGITIFPRQFTLDNYRSVLSKKSLMTGAYNTVLRTVIGTVSQLFLTSLLAFVLSRKEFIFRTPITLLFIFTMYFNAGLIPNYLWLNRLGFTNTFWVYIIPGMISAFNLLVIRTYIRGIPESLVESAQIDGAGYFTIFMKVIIPLCKPVLATVALFIAVGQWNSWFDTMIYNGFSERYTTLQYELMKLLSSVTSQGANANDMKNAGASMVTPMSIRAATTIITALPIVCLYPFLQRYFISGLTIGGVKE, via the coding sequence ATGCAAAAATCAGTGCAAAAGAGAGTATTTATTTCAGATATAGTGTTTGATGTAGTTAAGTGGATTTTCTTGATTTTCTTCTTCTTAGCGACTCTTTATCCAATTTTGAATACGTTGGCAGTTTCGTTTAACGAAGGACTCGATGCAATCAGGGGCGGGATTACTATTTTCCCGCGGCAATTCACACTCGATAACTACCGCTCTGTGCTATCAAAAAAATCTTTGATGACAGGAGCATATAACACGGTTTTAAGAACTGTAATTGGTACCGTATCACAATTGTTCCTAACATCTTTACTAGCATTTGTGTTAAGTAGAAAAGAATTCATTTTCCGGACACCGATTACCTTACTATTCATTTTCACAATGTATTTTAACGCAGGTTTGATTCCAAACTACCTATGGTTGAATCGCTTAGGCTTCACAAACACATTCTGGGTATACATTATTCCAGGGATGATCAGTGCCTTTAACTTGTTAGTTATTCGGACGTATATCCGCGGTATTCCTGAAAGTTTGGTCGAATCGGCTCAAATTGATGGCGCCGGGTATTTCACAATATTCATGAAAGTTATTATCCCGCTATGTAAACCTGTTTTGGCAACGGTAGCCTTGTTTATCGCTGTTGGACAATGGAACTCATGGTTTGACACAATGATCTATAATGGTTTTAGCGAACGCTACACAACCTTGCAATATGAATTGATGAAGCTTCTTTCATCCGTAACGAGTCAAGGGGCAAATGCGAACGACATGAAGAATGCCGGAGCATCAATGGTAACTCCAATGTCCATTCGTGCAGCAACAACAATTATTACAGCTTTACCTATTGTGTGTCTGTATCCATTTTTACAACGTTACTTTATTAGTGGTTTAACAATTGGTGGGGTAAAAGAATAA
- a CDS encoding YesL family protein: MFKSKAGTEFLEKMSWVADMLMFSILWFVFSIPIVTIGAATSATYRAVQVRMKEGNGIVWSVFWKTFKNSLPQATVSWLIYFMITLVFGLNQMLLVNDLAGSWLNHFSQIFLLVVIILITPILVMVLAYISRFEDNLKTVWKNAFVLSIAHFKVTLYVLFVTVISVSAVYLIPALVIIVPAYSLSKICPRLETLFNNYTDEDLLEHLNSKLTL; this comes from the coding sequence ATGTTTAAATCAAAAGCTGGAACGGAATTTTTAGAGAAAATGAGCTGGGTCGCAGATATGTTAATGTTCAGTATCTTGTGGTTTGTGTTCTCAATACCCATTGTCACAATTGGTGCAGCAACAAGTGCGACGTATCGTGCAGTCCAAGTGAGAATGAAAGAAGGGAACGGCATCGTATGGAGTGTCTTTTGGAAAACATTCAAAAACTCTCTCCCGCAGGCGACTGTTTCATGGTTAATATATTTTATGATCACACTGGTATTTGGATTAAATCAAATGCTGTTAGTCAATGATTTAGCAGGGTCTTGGTTAAACCATTTTTCACAAATATTCTTATTAGTTGTTATCATTTTGATTACGCCTATATTAGTGATGGTATTGGCATATATCTCACGATTTGAAGATAACCTTAAGACTGTTTGGAAAAATGCTTTTGTCCTATCAATCGCTCACTTTAAAGTGACACTGTATGTTTTGTTTGTGACCGTAATCTCGGTTTCAGCAGTGTATCTTATCCCGGCTTTGGTTATAATCGTACCTGCCTATTCATTATCCAAAATTTGTCCGCGTTTAGAAACGCTATTTAATAATTATACAGATGAAGATTTACTAGAGCATTTAAATAGTAAACTCACTCTTTAG
- the arfA gene encoding arabinosylfuranosidase ArfA: protein MKAKLRVQRHQKISEIDERLYGSFIEHLGRAVYNGIYEPTHETADAEGFRNDVKQLVKELNVPLVRYPGGNFVSGYKWEDSVGPKENRPRKVDLAWRTIETNQVGVHEFAKWAKEVDTEVNMAVNLGTRGIQEAMELLEYCNFEGGTYWSDLRKEHGTEKPFGFKTWCLGNEMDGPWQIGHKTAEEYGRLAAETAKAMKLVDDSIELVVCGSSSSKMPTFGDWERVVLEHTYEYVDYLSLHCYYGNPENDLGNYLAQSLDMDQFIKTVVSICDYVKVKKGSDKQINLSFDEWNVWYHSNEQDAAMEPWQIAPPLLEDIYNFEDALLIGCLLITLLKNSDRVKIACLAQLVNVIAPIMTENDGETWKQTIFYPFMHVSNHGRGVVLTPSVESDSYSVEGFKHVPYLETIATYNEENNELVIFAVNRSQEETLEFVFEQEGFEFESIIEETAMEGFDVKATNAAGAEVVKPSIVQKATIADNQLTTSLSPLSWNVIRIKVK, encoded by the coding sequence ATGAAAGCTAAATTAAGAGTACAACGTCATCAAAAAATCAGTGAAATTGATGAGCGTTTATACGGATCATTTATAGAGCATCTAGGAAGAGCTGTCTACAATGGTATTTACGAGCCAACGCATGAAACTGCAGACGCAGAAGGATTCCGAAACGACGTTAAACAATTGGTTAAAGAATTGAATGTACCGCTTGTTCGTTATCCGGGTGGTAACTTTGTTTCAGGTTACAAGTGGGAAGACAGTGTCGGACCAAAAGAAAACCGTCCGCGTAAAGTGGATTTAGCGTGGCGGACCATTGAAACGAATCAAGTAGGTGTTCATGAGTTTGCGAAGTGGGCTAAAGAAGTTGATACGGAAGTAAACATGGCTGTAAACTTGGGTACAAGAGGAATCCAGGAAGCAATGGAACTTTTAGAATATTGTAACTTTGAAGGCGGTACTTATTGGAGTGACCTCAGAAAAGAGCATGGTACTGAAAAGCCATTTGGATTTAAGACATGGTGCTTGGGTAATGAAATGGATGGACCATGGCAAATTGGTCACAAGACAGCTGAAGAGTACGGCCGTTTAGCTGCTGAAACAGCAAAAGCAATGAAACTCGTTGATGATAGTATTGAGTTAGTTGTCTGCGGAAGCTCATCCAGCAAGATGCCGACGTTCGGAGACTGGGAACGTGTCGTTTTAGAGCATACATATGAATATGTAGACTACTTATCTCTCCACTGCTATTACGGAAACCCTGAGAATGACTTAGGAAATTATTTAGCGCAATCATTAGATATGGACCAATTCATTAAGACAGTTGTTTCTATCTGTGACTACGTGAAAGTTAAAAAAGGGAGCGACAAGCAGATTAACTTGTCATTTGATGAGTGGAACGTATGGTATCACTCGAATGAGCAAGATGCTGCCATGGAGCCATGGCAAATCGCTCCGCCATTATTGGAAGACATCTACAACTTTGAAGATGCTTTATTAATCGGTTGTTTGTTGATAACGTTGCTTAAGAACTCTGATCGTGTGAAAATCGCGTGTCTCGCCCAATTAGTTAACGTAATCGCACCAATCATGACTGAAAATGATGGAGAAACTTGGAAACAAACAATTTTCTATCCATTCATGCATGTTTCGAACCACGGACGCGGTGTTGTTCTAACGCCATCTGTTGAATCAGACTCATATAGTGTGGAAGGGTTCAAGCATGTTCCTTACTTAGAAACTATTGCGACTTACAACGAAGAAAACAACGAATTAGTTATCTTCGCTGTGAACCGTTCACAAGAAGAAACACTTGAATTTGTATTTGAGCAAGAAGGCTTCGAATTTGAATCGATTATTGAAGAAACAGCAATGGAAGGCTTCGATGTAAAAGCAACAAATGCAGCGGGTGCAGAAGTTGTTAAACCATCAATTGTCCAAAAAGCAACGATCGCTGACAATCAACTAACGACATCACTTTCTCCCTTATCCTGGAATGTGATTCGTATTAAGGTGAAATAA
- a CDS encoding ArsR/SmtB family transcription factor, which translates to MQLDITENSLIVYEALASEVRLKIIQLLSKRIMNIKELAEELQLSSAIVSKHINKLEDAKIIKTERIPGKSGTQKVSILKVDHIDVVFPVQIYPSYELYEVSIPIGHYTDYHIEPSCGLADNKDFIGNVDEAKYFMDSRRMNASILWFTSGYVEYKTPNFIKPENILQQIDISMEISSEFPFSNDVWPSDITFTLNDVELGTWTSPGDFSDTRGRLNPEYWPDNLNQYGLLKTIRITNHGTYMDGDPISDVTLLDINDRLDIWNLKIEVKEDAQNVGGVTLFGKYFGNHEQDIVVKTYYS; encoded by the coding sequence ATGCAACTTGATATTACTGAGAACTCCCTCATTGTGTACGAAGCTCTTGCAAGCGAGGTCCGTCTTAAGATTATCCAATTATTATCCAAACGCATTATGAATATTAAAGAACTAGCTGAAGAACTCCAATTAAGCAGTGCAATTGTCTCGAAGCATATTAATAAATTGGAAGATGCAAAAATTATTAAAACCGAACGCATTCCAGGTAAATCTGGTACTCAAAAAGTTTCAATACTGAAAGTTGATCACATCGATGTGGTATTCCCTGTTCAAATCTATCCTTCCTATGAATTGTATGAAGTTTCGATTCCGATTGGTCACTATACAGACTATCATATTGAACCATCATGTGGTTTGGCCGACAACAAAGATTTTATCGGTAATGTTGATGAGGCCAAATACTTTATGGATTCCCGTAGAATGAATGCTAGTATTTTATGGTTTACATCCGGCTATGTGGAATACAAGACACCGAATTTTATTAAACCCGAAAATATTTTGCAGCAAATAGACATTAGTATGGAGATTAGTTCCGAGTTCCCGTTCTCAAATGATGTTTGGCCATCTGACATAACCTTTACTTTAAATGATGTCGAGCTTGGAACCTGGACTAGTCCAGGTGATTTTTCTGATACTCGCGGCCGTTTGAATCCCGAGTACTGGCCAGACAATTTGAATCAGTATGGGCTATTGAAAACAATTCGAATCACGAATCACGGAACATATATGGATGGCGATCCTATATCTGATGTTACTTTATTGGACATCAACGATCGCTTAGATATTTGGAATCTCAAAATAGAGGTTAAGGAAGACGCTCAAAACGTCGGTGGCGTTACTCTATTTGGTAAATACTTTGGGAATCATGAGCAAGATATCGTAGTCAAAACTTATTATTCATAA
- a CDS encoding ABC transporter substrate-binding protein translates to MEGFNLFNKRKMLAGSLSFLSALALVGCGGGETADSGGSQGTGGSDGDKELTFMFRGGEDEKKAYQAAINAFEDANPGVSVNVISTDADQYATKLQAAIAGNDIPDVFYVEQGDVMAYVDNGILKDITEEVENSDFDIENVWEYGINSYRYDGKNIGQGNIYGLPKDVGPFALGYNKAMFEEAGIDLPDPDTPYTFEEFVEVGKQLTKDNDGDGELDQWATGFNVNWSLHAFVWSNGGEYLSEDYSEVLIDSPEFIEALQYFADLQNVHGLTPSVAQAQTLDTYQRWMNGEIAFFPVGPWDMSTYATLDFEYDLVPWPAGKTGVAATYIGSLGIGVSEATKHVDEAIELAMYLSTSKEGQQQLVDAQIQIPNLIDMADEWAADTESVPNNKKEFVDIVGEYGRALPAARTYTAEWYDEFFINIQPVLDGEQTAEEYVKQVQPRMQELLDASIIQHEQSAN, encoded by the coding sequence ATGGAGGGGTTCAATTTGTTTAACAAAAGAAAGATGCTCGCAGGTTCATTATCTTTTTTATCAGCTTTAGCACTAGTAGGGTGTGGAGGAGGAGAAACTGCCGATAGCGGAGGATCTCAAGGCACAGGCGGAAGTGATGGAGATAAAGAACTCACATTCATGTTCAGGGGTGGCGAAGATGAGAAAAAGGCATACCAAGCAGCGATAAATGCATTTGAGGATGCTAATCCTGGTGTAAGTGTAAATGTTATTTCGACAGATGCTGATCAATATGCAACGAAGCTTCAGGCAGCAATAGCTGGAAATGATATTCCTGACGTATTTTATGTCGAACAAGGGGATGTTATGGCTTATGTAGATAATGGTATCTTAAAAGACATTACTGAAGAAGTGGAAAATTCTGATTTCGATATTGAAAATGTTTGGGAGTACGGAATTAATAGTTACCGATATGACGGAAAAAATATTGGACAAGGAAATATCTATGGCTTACCGAAAGATGTTGGGCCATTTGCGCTTGGGTACAACAAAGCTATGTTTGAAGAAGCAGGTATAGATTTACCAGATCCTGATACACCATACACCTTTGAAGAATTTGTAGAAGTAGGAAAACAGCTAACTAAGGATAACGATGGAGATGGGGAGTTGGATCAATGGGCGACAGGATTCAATGTTAACTGGTCGCTTCATGCATTTGTTTGGAGTAATGGCGGCGAGTATTTAAGTGAAGATTACTCTGAAGTTTTAATTGATAGTCCAGAATTTATAGAAGCTCTACAATATTTTGCGGATTTACAAAACGTTCATGGACTAACACCTTCAGTAGCACAAGCACAAACTTTAGATACTTATCAACGCTGGATGAATGGAGAGATTGCTTTCTTCCCTGTTGGACCTTGGGATATGAGTACATATGCGACACTTGATTTCGAATATGATTTAGTTCCGTGGCCTGCTGGTAAGACGGGTGTTGCGGCAACATATATTGGATCGTTGGGAATCGGTGTATCAGAAGCAACTAAGCATGTGGATGAAGCAATTGAATTAGCGATGTATCTTTCGACCTCTAAAGAAGGTCAACAACAATTGGTAGATGCACAAATACAAATTCCTAACTTAATTGATATGGCAGATGAATGGGCTGCTGATACGGAATCAGTTCCAAACAATAAAAAGGAATTTGTTGATATCGTAGGTGAATATGGTCGTGCTTTACCTGCTGCAAGAACTTATACTGCAGAATGGTATGACGAGTTTTTCATCAATATTCAACCGGTGTTAGATGGAGAGCAAACAGCTGAAGAATATGTGAAGCAAGTTCAACCAAGAATGCAAGAATTACTAGATGCATCCATTATTCAGCACGAGCAATCAGCTAATTAA
- a CDS encoding carbohydrate ABC transporter permease, with protein sequence METNTLGNTQIKKTKKSKSKLYNNEYRAAFLFILIPIIGFIIFTLFPFFVSLYGSFTDWNGIGQMNFTGLTNYKNLIKDPYFWKTLGNTFYLMLGIPVGLILSFLLASALNRKIVGKTFFRVIYYIPVVSSLAAISILWQWAYNGDFGLVNQALALIGVEGPNWLQNVNTIKPAIIIMTVWKGLGYSMLLYLAAIQSVPKTFYEAAELDGANALQRFKYITWPMVRPITFFLIVTNIIGGSQMFTEINIMTPTGGPQYSSATVVWYLWRQAFNNWKMGYASAISVVLGVLIFVITALQFHLNKRSDYKLD encoded by the coding sequence ATGGAAACAAATACATTGGGTAATACCCAGATAAAAAAGACGAAAAAAAGTAAGAGTAAACTTTACAACAATGAGTATCGCGCTGCTTTTTTGTTTATCTTGATTCCGATAATCGGTTTTATTATTTTTACTTTATTTCCTTTCTTTGTGAGTTTATACGGTTCGTTTACAGATTGGAACGGAATTGGTCAGATGAATTTCACAGGACTGACCAACTATAAAAATTTAATTAAAGATCCATATTTTTGGAAAACGCTTGGTAATACTTTTTATTTAATGCTTGGGATCCCAGTTGGACTAATTTTATCTTTCTTACTGGCTTCAGCATTAAACAGAAAAATTGTCGGGAAAACTTTTTTCAGGGTTATCTACTATATTCCGGTCGTGTCATCACTGGCAGCTATTTCGATTTTATGGCAGTGGGCGTACAACGGCGACTTCGGTCTAGTTAATCAGGCTTTAGCACTAATTGGTGTTGAGGGGCCCAACTGGCTTCAAAATGTGAACACAATCAAACCAGCTATTATCATTATGACAGTTTGGAAAGGTTTAGGTTATTCCATGCTCTTATATCTTGCAGCTATCCAAAGTGTTCCAAAAACCTTTTATGAAGCTGCTGAACTGGACGGTGCAAATGCTTTACAAAGATTTAAATATATTACGTGGCCTATGGTGAGACCTATTACATTCTTTTTAATTGTCACAAATATTATAGGCGGTTCACAAATGTTTACCGAAATTAATATCATGACGCCAACTGGTGGTCCACAGTATTCATCAGCAACTGTTGTCTGGTATTTATGGAGACAAGCTTTCAATAACTGGAAAATGGGTTATGCTTCCGCGATTTCGGTTGTTCTTGGTGTGTTGATATTCGTTATTACAGCATTACAGTTCCACCTGAATAAACGTTCTGATTACAAGTTAGATTAA
- a CDS encoding carbohydrate ABC transporter permease — translation MKNESRKVNGLITLILAIGGIIMIAPLLWMISTSFKNKAGVFSLPPQWIPDPFTFEAFERLSELSTLWSGIKNSIIVSLSVTVVGSITSSIAAFSFAKLRLPYKNLIFLLLLSGLMIPYPSIMIPQFVMFSKIGWVNTLLPLIVPGMFGNITMIFFLKQYLNNIPDSIIEAAKIDGATYMQTFTKLIFPAIKPAIAAQFILWFMGAWNDYLAPLLYLNSPEKQTLQVVIANLNAAYAIQTDYPLIMAASVISLIPVLTVFIIFQRQIIESVALSGVKG, via the coding sequence ATGAAAAATGAATCTAGAAAGGTGAATGGGCTGATAACACTCATTCTTGCAATAGGAGGAATCATAATGATTGCTCCCTTACTTTGGATGATTTCGACATCATTTAAGAATAAGGCGGGTGTATTTTCTTTACCCCCACAATGGATTCCGGATCCATTCACATTTGAGGCATTTGAAAGGCTGAGTGAGCTAAGCACACTTTGGAGTGGAATTAAGAACTCGATAATTGTATCTCTTTCTGTAACGGTTGTCGGAAGTATCACTTCCAGTATCGCAGCTTTTTCATTTGCCAAACTAAGATTGCCTTATAAAAACCTTATATTCTTATTGTTGTTGTCTGGTTTGATGATACCGTATCCAAGTATAATGATTCCGCAATTTGTTATGTTTTCTAAAATTGGTTGGGTTAATACATTGTTGCCCTTAATAGTTCCTGGGATGTTTGGGAATATCACAATGATATTTTTCTTAAAACAGTATTTAAATAATATTCCAGATTCTATCATTGAAGCAGCGAAAATTGACGGTGCGACATACATGCAAACGTTCACTAAGTTAATATTTCCAGCTATAAAACCGGCAATTGCAGCGCAATTTATATTATGGTTTATGGGAGCTTGGAATGATTATCTAGCGCCATTACTATATTTGAATAGTCCTGAGAAACAAACATTACAAGTTGTTATAGCTAACTTGAATGCTGCCTATGCTATTCAAACCGACTATCCACTCATAATGGCTGCTTCTGTTATATCATTAATTCCCGTATTAACGGTATTTATTATTTTCCAAAGACAGATTATTGAATCTGTGGCATTAAGTGGGGTCAAAGGATAA